From the genome of Pseudomonas putida:
AGGTGGTGATCATGGTGTCGAAGGCCGATCACTGCCTGAACGACCTGCTGTATCGCCAGCGCATCGGCCAGTTGGGCATGGACGTGGTCGCGGTGGTGTCCAACCACCCAGACCTCGAGCCGCTGGCGCAGTGGCACAAGATTCCCTACTACCACTTCGCCCTCGACCCCAAGGACAAGGCGGGACAAGAGCGCAAGGTGCTGCAGGTGATCGAGGAGACCGGCGCCGAGCTGGTGATCCTTGCCCGTTACATGCAGGTGTTGTCGCCTGAGCTGTGCCGGCGCCTGGACGGTTGGGCGATCAACATCCATCACTCGTTGTTGCCAGGGTTCAAGGGCGCCAAGCCTTATCACCAGGCCTACAACAAGGGCGTGAAGATGGTCGGCGCCACGGCGCACTACATCAACAACGACCTCGACGAAGGGCCGATCATCGCCCAGGGCGTCGAGGTGGTGGACCACAGCCATTACCCGGAAGACCTGATCGCCAAAGGCCGCGACATCGAGTGCCTGACGCTGGCGCGCG
Proteins encoded in this window:
- the purU gene encoding formyltetrahydrofolate deformylase, which codes for MSRAPDTWILTADCPSMLGTVDVVTRYLFEQRCYVTEHHSFDDRLSGRFFIRVEFRQPDDFDEAGFRAGLAERSDAFGMTFELTAPNHRPKVVIMVSKADHCLNDLLYRQRIGQLGMDVVAVVSNHPDLEPLAQWHKIPYYHFALDPKDKAGQERKVLQVIEETGAELVILARYMQVLSPELCRRLDGWAINIHHSLLPGFKGAKPYHQAYNKGVKMVGATAHYINNDLDEGPIIAQGVEVVDHSHYPEDLIAKGRDIECLTLARAVGYHIERRVFLNANRTVVL